The genomic DNA GGCTCTCTCATGGGGGGGCTCACCACCACCTGGCCCAGCCCCTTTTCCTGGCGGCCCACTCCTTATCAAGTAGGGTTAACTTTTTATTGAAATACATTGTTCCGGCAATGACTGCAATAAAGCTGAAGATAGGCAGTCCATGGTTGAATATGTCACCAAATATTTGATTTATTTCAGTCATGACTAATTCCTTGTAGAGGAGAGGAGTCAGTGTGGTGGATGAGTGAGGTTATAATGATGCTGTGAATTCGTGCTAAAATCAAATGTTTGATTGTTTTCCGATTCACTCCTTCCGATGCATCTGACGAATCGCCTCACCATAAAGCTTCTGCTGATCCCCGAAAAATCCCATGTTGCCTTTAAACTCAATGGCATCATGGGGGCAAACGGAATAACAGTAGAGGCACTGGACGCAGTGTTCGCCCATTTTGGTGGTGTTGGTCAGATCCAGGGGGAGCGTCAGGTCTACCGGACAAAATGCCTCGCAGTTACCGCACTCCTGACACTTGTCTGTATGATATCCCAGCCCTTCGAATACCATATCTTCGTCGATAAAGTTGTCTTGCCTGAGGCCCGTCAGATAGAGCAGATGGCCAAACCATTTGGTGGAGGCGAGCCAAGTGAAAAACGGGGTGTTTCTAACCGCCAGGAAATATTTTTGCCGCTTGGGGCTATGGATATAAGTAGCGAGAAAGCCCGCTTTGGGGGGATCGTGGTTGAAGGTCTTTTCGAAGTGATAGTTTTCCACATACTGGATGTGTTCGTCGGTGATCAACCCCTGCCGCACCCCATCCACCAGGGTGGTGATTTTTTTCGGATCAAAACCGACAAATTTGGCCATCAACATATCGATCAGGAACGAATCGGTCCCGGCAAAAATCATGTTGGTGCCGACGGGATGACCCCTCGAAGGCCCCAGCCCCTCCATGGAGATCACCCCATCAATGATATGCAGATGGGGGGGAGCGGCTTTGTTGATGTTGATGATGTTGGCGGCCAACGATTTATGCACCAGCTTTTTGTTGGCCTGACCGATCATGCAGCCGATAAGATTTTTTTGGCAGACGCTCATCCCCACCTCAAAATGGGTCTTGAGCTTGGGGGCGTTGATGAAGAGATCCGCCTCGACACACTCTGAAGCCAGATCCGCCGTAATGCCATCTTCGAATTGCACCGTGTGGGGCTTGGATTGGTTGAGATCGAGAAATTTAACCCCATAGTAGCGGGTGAGCTGGTCGATTCGGAGCCGGGAGATGACATTGATGCCGCTGCGATAAAAGCCGCTGTTGGTCCCTTCCCCCAGGGTGATGTCGGAGTAGCCCAGATCCTTCAAGCTGCGGCTGATGGCGGCCAATATTCTCAAATCCGAGGTGTTGCCGGTCAGCGCATTCATGTTGGAGTTAAAGTTGGGCTTGATTAATATTTTCGCACCCTTCTCCTGAGGGAGGAGGTGTTTATATTCATTCCCCAGAATGGCTTGAACCGCTGCCAGGATTTCCTTGTTGGTATAAGCGGGGGTCGCCGTAAACTGAAACATCAGCTTTTTACCTCTTCCATCAGGTCAGTCACTGCCTCTTCCAGGCGCTCCACATGGAGTTCCTGAATGCAGTGGTGGACGTTCGAATCCAGACAAGTACCTTCGTCGCAAGTGGCCCGGCAGTGGGCATCGATCTCCACCACCCGATGGTGACTGCAAAAGGGGCCGGTCTCGATGCTGCTTGACGGTCCAAAGATCGCTACAATCGGGGTATCCATGGCCGCCGCCACATGCATGGGGGCGCTGTCGTTGCAGATCATCATGGTGGCCCGATCCAACACCGCCGCCAGCTCCATCAACCCAAACTGCCCCGCCAGATCCACCGGCTTGTTTTGCATGCGGCCAGCAATATCCCCCACCAGCTCCTTCTCTTCAGGGGATCCAACCACCACCACCGGCATCTGCCACTTCGCCATAATCCAATCGGAAAGTAAAGCAAAACGATCATTCGGCCAGCGTTTCAAAGCCATGCGCGAGCCGGGATGAATCGCCACAAAATCTCCGGTAATACCATGTTTTTTCAGGATATTGTCAGCGGCCTGTCGGTGGGTGTCGCTAGGGTTCAGGTTCCAGGTGACAGCCGTCGTGGGATCCTCTTCATTCGGGGTATTGCATCCCAAATGGCGCACCATATCCAGGTGATAGTGAATTTTATGGGAAAGTTTTTCGTAGGGCACCATATGGGTCAGAAGATAGTGCCCGCCACCCACCCCATAGCTCACCTTGTAGCGCGCCTTGATGGGCAACACCAGCATGGCGATATCCCGAATATCGGCTCTCGCTTCGATCACCAGATCAAAGTGGCGCTGGCGGATTGACTTCAGAAAGGGAAAAAGCTGATTTTTGGGCGCATCATGAAACCAAAAGGCGTCATACCCCAGCACCTCATCCACATGGGGGTTTTGCTCCAGGATTCCCCGAGCCGAGTGGGAGGAGAGAAAGCTGATTTTGGCGTTGGGAAAGCGATCCCTGATGGGCTTTAAAATCGGAATCGTCATGATCACATCGCCGATATAGGCGGTGCGGATGACGAGGATCGATTGGATTTTGGCAGGGTCTATCTCTTTTTGGCCCCGCATGAGAATACGCGGGAAAAACAGCAGGGAGCCCAGCAAGTCTCCCAGGATGGTCACCCAGCGTTTTTTTTTGTTGATGATTTTATAGTAGGGAACCAATCGGATCGATCCTTGGCTGGCAAGCCCGGCAATAAGAGGATTTTAAGTCCGGAGAGTCACCGAATCAGCGCCCGAACCCCATCCTTGGCCATCAGGAGCAGGTTGAAAAAATGCTCGATGTAGGCGGTTGGCTTGTAGATGTAGGTTTTGGGGTGGAGCAGATTTTCACCAGGTTGCACGATCCCTTCCTCCACGGCTCGGTCGTAGAGGGCGGTGTGGGGCTCCACCCGCATGGAGTTCAGGTTAAAACTCATGCGCCTGCCAAAGGTACGCTTGGCCTTGATCAGGAAGCGGAGCATGGCGAAGGCTCCCGAAAGGGTCTGTCCCGGGGGATTTTTGAAAAAATTGTAGCTGAAGGTCATCCCTTTGGTTTCGCAAAAAAGATCGTAGGCGTCGAGGATATCCTGGTTGGAAAGATTTTTTCCCAGCTTTTCCAGGGTTTCGTCGCTGAAGCCATCCGGGGAGAGGATGACGTTGTCACACCCCGCCTGTTGGCAAAGATCCAGAAGCTTGCGGGTGACTTGTTTTTCGTTAAACCAGGCAGACCATTTAACCTTCACCCCCCGTTTGATGATCTCCTCGCAGATCGCCTCGGCGTGGCGGATGGGGACGTTGAAGATGGAATCGACAAAGGTAAAGCGCTCAACCCCGTGATCGTTGACCAGGGATTCGATCTCATCCACCACCTTGGCCGGATCCCGCATGCGTAATTTTTTGCCGTTCAAAAATCCATAAATACAATAGATGCAGTCAAGCACGCAGCCCCGCTTGGATTCGACGCCGATGGCTTCGGGATTAACCTGATAAGGAGCGAAGGGGACGGGGCTGTTGGCAGCGAGAACAATTTCGTTCATGTCCACCTGCCGCTCCACCTTGCCGGTATAGTGGACGGTCTCCCCCTCACGATAGTAGATCGATTTGACCTGATCCGGGGTTTCCAGATTGTTGAGCAGATCGGGGAAAGTCAGCTCCCCCTCCAGATGCACCCCATATTCCAGTCGGGGCTCTTCCGCCATGATCTCTTCGGCGAACATGGAAAAACCTGAACCACCAATGACAATTTTGGCGTTGGTCAGGGGTTTGATCACATCCAGTGTGGTCTTCAGGTGGGCATAATAGAAGGTCACCGTGCGCTGGTGGGTGGAGTCAATGTTGCGCAGGGAGATGCCCACCACCTCCGGGTTGATTTCCCGAATCACCCGGGAGAGTTCATCGAAGGGCTCCGGCACCATGTTGAGGTCGAGCACTGTGACATCGTGGTCGGGGAGGGCGGTCTTGAGGCTGGCGAGCCCGATGGGATAGACCGGCGGCTCCTTGCCCCCGAGATAGGATTGAATCAGAAGAACTTTCATGCCCGGCGGTCACCCAGATGACGGCGTTGTAGGTATTCAGGCATCCGGTGTTTAAAAGGCCGCACTTTCAGTGATCGCGGCAGGCTGGAGGCCTGGTTTTATTGGTATGTTATTCAGGCCCGGCCCATGACCATTTTGACGGAATGGTTGGCGCTTTTGAGCATCATATAAAAAGCCCGGATGAAGGGTTCCATGGCGCGGTTGTTGAAAATGGCGAGCACCATGGGGCTGACGAGAAATTTAAGCAGGCCTCCCGGAAATTTCCCCCCTTTGGAGAGAGTGATCAGGAGGTTGAGATAGTTATACTCTCGCATGGTGTAGCTTTTGTTGTAGATCTCTTTGTTTTCATCCTGGATCAGCCCCTGCTCTTTGGACATGTCGTAAAGCTTGGTGCCGGGATAGAGCACCATGGCAAAAGGTTGCAGCTTGAAGGGCTTGGGCAGATCAGCAATCAGGCGCAGGGACTCCACCACATCGTCGGTGGTTTCGTTGGGGGCATCGAGGATGAAATCGTAGCTGGGTGGGACCATTTTATCTTTATATTTGTTGATGATATGGGTCGCTTTGAGCACCAGCCGGTTGGACATTTTTTTGCGGTTGTAGAGATCCTGCATCTTGGCGCTGCCGCTCTGGATGCCCATCTGCACATAGACCAGCCCCGCATCCACCAACATTTCCATTTTTTCTTCGGAGATGGTCAGGGGGCTTGCGAGACAGGAGAAGGGCAGCCCGATGCGTTTTTTATACTCATCACAAAATTCCCGCAAATTTTTGCGATTGCGGGCAAAAAAAGCGTCGTCCGAAATCCAGACGAATCCCACAAAGGGCATGTTTTCCTTCACCCACTCCAGCTCCTGCATGATCGACTCGGTGGAGCGCCAACGCAGATAGACCTGGCCTTCATAGAGGCCTTTGATCTTGTCGTTAAAGCAGTAGCTGCATTTATGGGGGCAGCCGCGCCCGGTCATCATCTGGTAGCCGATGGCGCCGATATAGCCGGAAACGGTGCCGCATTGGAGGAAATGTTTCATCAAATCCAGGGTCATGGGAATCACCTGACCCTCGTGGATGATAAAATGATCTTTCACCCCATAGTCCGGCATGGGGAAGGTGTCGAGATCTTTGGTGAGGGCGCGGATGCCGTTTTTAACGACGGTATCGCCATTTTTGATATGGATGTTGGGGACGCTGGTATAGTCCTCCCCTTTTTCCATTCGGTCAGCCAACTCCAGCAGGCTCTCTTCACCATCTCCCACACACACCATGTCGCAATATTCCAGGCACTCTTCCGGGCGGCTGGTGGGGTGGACCCCTCCCCAGATGATGGGTGCTTTGACTTGGCTCGCTTTGAGCTGCCGGGTAATCTGCTGGGCGGGATCAAAGTGATTGGTCATCAGGGTGATGCCGATGAGATCTTCATCCTGGCAGAGTTCCGCTACCTGCTTGAGAACTTCCGGGGTGTAGCGCTCAATGCCGAACTGGAGGTCGTCCCCCAGGGGATCAGGCAAAAAGAGAATCCGTGCCCGGTGGCCGTTTTCCCGCAGATAAGCCGAGAGAATACGCAATCCGTAGGCGGTGATATCCGGATAGGGGGATATGAGAGTGATCTTCATGGCTTCAGATCCTTGGTGCTAGACATGCCAACAGGAGATGGGCGAGGGGGGATAGGTGGCATGATAAAGCCCGAAACGGTCCCCCCCGAGTATCGCCACTTAGGACCAGTTGAACGACCGGAAAGTTCAGAATAACAAAACCAACAGGTCCGCGTCAATGCATTCAACGTATTGAAAACCCAATCAAAATTTATTTTTTGCTGCTCTTTGCCCTGGGAGATGATTTCGTATCAAAGGCTGGATTTTATAGAGTGGCTCATGCATCATGGGATAGGATGGTGTTGGCTTTTTTTGAATGACGGGGCTGATAATCATTGAACAGGTGGTTTTTTACACTTCCTTTAACTCCCCAATTTGACTGGCAAACATGGCTTCAAACTCTTTTTCGACCCCTCTTGATGTCATCGTTGGTGGTGGCGTTTCCGGTCTCACTGCGGCAGCCCGGCTGGCCCGCAGTGGTGTCCCCTCGGTGATCATTGAACGCTCCCCCCATCTGGGTGGTTTTTGCCGTTCGTTGGTGTTGGACGATGTGGTGTTCGATCAAGGCCCCCACATGTTTTTTCCGGGTATGGGGGGGCCGGGGGAAAATTTGATCCAGGAGTTGCTGGCCGATGAGGAGGTTTTCAGGCTTCCCGGACGCTACGCGATTCACGCCGACGGACGCCTCTGGACCTTTCCGCCTCAGTTTAAGGATATTTTGGGTTATCCTCTTTCCTACCAGTTGGATATTCTGAAGGCTTTTTTTAGAAAAAAGAAACCGTTACACCTGCAAAAAACGGTGTGGGAGAGTGTCGCCGCCAAGAGCGGGCAGAAACTTTACGACAAGGTGGTCGGGCCAATGATGCGCTCCAAAACCCTTCATGAAGGGACTGAGGTGCATGCCGACTGGGCCAGGAAGGTGGATCGTACCGTGAGGAACATCAAGGAGCCTCCCCACAAACGCCCCCGGCCGCCATCGTTTTTAAGACGCTTGAAGCAGCCCCAGGCTGATTGTTTCTACCCCAAGGGGGGATTCCAGCGGATTCCCGATCTGCTCTGGGCTGATTATCAAAAAAATGGCGGTGAAGCCCTGCTTGAAACCACGATTGGGAGCATCAACCGCGAGGGCAAGCGGGTCCAGTCGGTCACTTTGGTGGATGGGCGGGAAATACCGGTTAAAAATCTGATCTGGACCGCCAACGTCAATAGTTTGAGCGCTCTCTTGGGCTCCCAGGTCGAAAAGCTCACCTATATCAAAACCATTCTGGTTTTTCTCACCTACGACCAGCCCGAAAACAAAACGCGCCCCTTCAACTACGTCTACTATCCCGACGACCACCTGCTCTTCAATCGCCTTTATCTGCCCCGAAACCTCTATGGACCCTCGGAGCCCGCGGGCAAGGAGGGGGTGTGTGCCGAGATCACCTATACCACAGGGCTCGACGAGCAATCCGACCAGGAAATTATCGACCGCATCATCCAGGATATCGATGGCTTGGGGCTTTTTCCAAAATCATCCCTCAGAAAAACCGGGATCATGCGTCTGGGGGATTGCATGCCCATCTATCCCATCGACTATGAAGAGCAGCTGGCCGGTTTCTATCGAGAAATCCATGAACTGGAAAATCTTTATGCTGTCGGAAGAATGGGGGGCTACTATTTTTGCATGACCCCGGCGGCCATCAATCAGGGGCTCAAAATGGCCCAACACCTGACCGATTCGTCCCCCTGACCAAACGGTAGAGCGATGGTCAGCTGGAGATAACAGGGGCTGACCCAATGGTGCTGCCAACTTTGACCAAGACCCTTGAGCCTGTATGAATCGGCTTACATATCGGAGAGAATGAATCATGGGACTGATGGATTTTGCCCTGGCCACCAAGGGTGCTGACAAAGCCTCTCGCCTGACCATCATCGGGCGGCATGTGTCGGCTGTGGTGCGGCATATGACCTTTAAAAAGGCGATGAATCTGTTCCGGGTGGAGCTGGCCCGCTTTCGGGGGGCCGAGGTGGTAGGTGGTCGCCCCTATATCCTCAAGATCGAATCCACCAACGTCTGCAACCTGAAATGCGCCTATTGTTACGATAATCGCCGCCAACCTGAAGAGGGGGAGCGGGCTTACGGGCGCATGAGTTTTGCTGATTTCCAGAAAATTTTCGATGAGGTGGGGGAATATCTCTTCAAAATCAACCTGTATGGTTTTGGGGAGCCGTTTTTGTTTCCGGAAACCTACGAGATGATTCGCTACGCGACCGATCATAATGTGGGAATGGGGGTTTCATCCAATTTGAACCTCAAGGATGAAGACGCTCCCCGCAAGATTGTCGAGTCGGGTTTGGAGGTGTTGATTTTTTCCTGCCACGGCGTGAGTCAGGAAGCCTATAGCCAGTTTATGGTCAAGGGTGATCGGGATTTGGCATTTTCCACCCTGGCCAAGGTGATGGAGGAGAAAAAGCGTCTGGGATCGAATACCCCGGTGATCGACTGGCAATATTGCGTCACCAGTTTCAACCAAAAAGAGATCCCACTGGCCAAGGAAAAGGCTCGGGAGTTGGGAGTGGATGTGCGTTTTATCCAACCCTTCCTACCGGAGGGCGCTCGGGCGGAGTGGTATCCCAAAGGCCAATCTCCCAAGCCCCCCCCCCCCAGAATGGGCTGCTCCTGGCCCTACCGCTCCGCTTATATCAACTATGATGGCGGCCTGCTGCCCTGCTGCAAGGATACCCGCTTTTTGAAAAACGACTTCGGCAATGTGATTTCAGAGGGATTTGCTGCGGTGTGGAACAACGACGACTATCAATCCAGCCGCCGCCTGATCAAAAGCCCTGGGGATACTTCCATTGAATGCGACACCATGTGCCTGGAGTGCCCGGTGGTGAAGCCGTTTCGTGACAAGCCGAATGCGTGAGGAAGAGGTTGCCTTTATAGGTTATCTATCCAGAAACTCAGTTGAATCAATACTATACGTACAACGGCAACCATAATCAGAGCTGCATTCTGGGTGAGGAATTTCTGGCACACTCCGAATTGAAAATATTTTTCCGTCCAATTGCCGGCAGGTTTCACAAGAGGAGTCACCAGCCCCATTCCATTCGACACGCTTTAAGTTCATTTCTTTGAGTTTTGAGAGATCCATTTTATTTTTTGCATGAAAATGAAGCATTCTAGCGGCAGTATCTGCATCAAATTTAAATTCTAATTTTAAATTTGCAGGGATCCATTTGTTAGGATGGCCTGTTCCAAACAGGAAGTTCATCGCAGCAGGCGCTCTCAGAATATTAATGGTTTTTTTGTCCAATCCTTTCAGGATTTTAGGGTGGCCTTTCATAATGTGATGGAGGATTTCTTTCCCCTGATTTTTGTAGAAATCAAGTGCCCCATCACCTAAACTTCGTTGAAATATTTGTTGTCTCTCAAACTCAATTAGAGTCTTTATGGCGACATCATATTTATGTTTACTTAAAAGGGCGATTATTTTATTTTCTGTTTCAAGAGTTTTTTGTTTTTCATTTTCCAAGTAGTCGCTAACATGACGGTTGGCCTCTGCTGTCATTATATATTTGGCTTTTTCTCCAGTGAGTGCCTTGACTTTTGGCTGGTCAGCCTCAATAAGCCTTATGACAAGCTCTGCCTTTTTTCCCTCTGAGTTTAAATTTCTGGATTGCAGTTCTTTTCGAAGTTCGGCCACCTTGAGAGCTGCTGATAGAGTCGCTTCAAGTCCGATTTGTTCAAGCGCATTTTTTGATTCAAAGTGTAAAAGTAGTTTTGTTGGATTTGTTTTGAAATGATCCAACCAATATTTTCGAATGCTTTTTGCCGTTTTTGGTTTGTTGAATTTGCTTAGGAAAACAAGTTGGTCAGGAGATTCTCTCCAATTGTTTTTCATCCATAATAGTCGAGAAACTTGTCTCTTAGGCGTGTTTTTTTGTGGTGCTGGTTTTTTAAAGAATGTTTTGAATAATTTGAGGAGCATAATAGTTCCAGCTGATCCTTCTTGCCTAAACCCATATTAATAGGGGGGCTGGAATTCAATCCAACCCCCCCATCATCTCACTCAGCCCCATCATCTCACCCGGCGGAAAACCGGGGCGTTGTCATCAGCCGATCAGAAGCTTTCAAACTCGTCATCAGCTCCCATATCCAGAGCAGCCCCCCCTGAAGCAGGTGCTGGAAGGGCTTTGGGTGCTGCCTGGGCAATCCGAGCGGTTGGCTTTTTCCCTTGGGTCTGTCGCCTGGGAGCTGCGGCCTGCTGACCTGTGCGGAAGAAAGAGACCGCCTGGGTCATCATATCCGCCTGGGAGCTCAACTCTTCCGCTGTCGCTGCCATCTCTTCCGAAGCACCCGCATTGCGTTGAATGACCTGATCAAGCTGCTGGATGGCTTGGTTGACTTGGCTGGCACCCTGGTTTTGCTCTTGACTGGCCGCAGCGATTTCCTCAATCAATTCCGCTGTTTTTTGAATATCCGGAACCAGCTGGTTGATAATGCCGCCAGCTCTTTCAGCAACCTCTACGCTGGAGGCTGAGAGTTGGCTGATTTCGCCAGCGGCTGTCTGGCTGCGTTCTGCCAGCTTGCGCACTTCTGCAGCGACCACCGCAAACCCCTTGCCGTGCTCACCAGCTCTAGCCGCTTCGATGGCGGCATTGAGAGCCAGGAGGTTGGTC from Magnetococcales bacterium includes the following:
- a CDS encoding DUF362 domain-containing protein produces the protein MFQFTATPAYTNKEILAAVQAILGNEYKHLLPQEKGAKILIKPNFNSNMNALTGNTSDLRILAAISRSLKDLGYSDITLGEGTNSGFYRSGINVISRLRIDQLTRYYGVKFLDLNQSKPHTVQFEDGITADLASECVEADLFINAPKLKTHFEVGMSVCQKNLIGCMIGQANKKLVHKSLAANIININKAAPPHLHIIDGVISMEGLGPSRGHPVGTNMIFAGTDSFLIDMLMAKFVGFDPKKITTLVDGVRQGLITDEHIQYVENYHFEKTFNHDPPKAGFLATYIHSPKRQKYFLAVRNTPFFTWLASTKWFGHLLYLTGLRQDNFIDEDMVFEGLGYHTDKCQECGNCEAFCPVDLTLPLDLTNTTKMGEHCVQCLYCYSVCPHDAIEFKGNMGFFGDQQKLYGEAIRQMHRKE
- a CDS encoding glycosyltransferase family 9 protein — protein: MVPYYKIINKKKRWVTILGDLLGSLLFFPRILMRGQKEIDPAKIQSILVIRTAYIGDVIMTIPILKPIRDRFPNAKISFLSSHSARGILEQNPHVDEVLGYDAFWFHDAPKNQLFPFLKSIRQRHFDLVIEARADIRDIAMLVLPIKARYKVSYGVGGGHYLLTHMVPYEKLSHKIHYHLDMVRHLGCNTPNEEDPTTAVTWNLNPSDTHRQAADNILKKHGITGDFVAIHPGSRMALKRWPNDRFALLSDWIMAKWQMPVVVVGSPEEKELVGDIAGRMQNKPVDLAGQFGLMELAAVLDRATMMICNDSAPMHVAAAMDTPIVAIFGPSSSIETGPFCSHHRVVEIDAHCRATCDEGTCLDSNVHHCIQELHVERLEEAVTDLMEEVKS
- a CDS encoding cobalamin-dependent protein (Presence of a B(12) (cobalamin)-binding domain implies dependence on cobalamin itself, in one of its several forms, or in some unusual lineages, dependence on a cobalamin-like analog.), yielding MKVLLIQSYLGGKEPPVYPIGLASLKTALPDHDVTVLDLNMVPEPFDELSRVIREINPEVVGISLRNIDSTHQRTVTFYYAHLKTTLDVIKPLTNAKIVIGGSGFSMFAEEIMAEEPRLEYGVHLEGELTFPDLLNNLETPDQVKSIYYREGETVHYTGKVERQVDMNEIVLAANSPVPFAPYQVNPEAIGVESKRGCVLDCIYCIYGFLNGKKLRMRDPAKVVDEIESLVNDHGVERFTFVDSIFNVPIRHAEAICEEIIKRGVKVKWSAWFNEKQVTRKLLDLCQQAGCDNVILSPDGFSDETLEKLGKNLSNQDILDAYDLFCETKGMTFSYNFFKNPPGQTLSGAFAMLRFLIKAKRTFGRRMSFNLNSMRVEPHTALYDRAVEEGIVQPGENLLHPKTYIYKPTAYIEHFFNLLLMAKDGVRALIR
- a CDS encoding B12-binding domain-containing radical SAM protein, yielding MKITLISPYPDITAYGLRILSAYLRENGHRARILFLPDPLGDDLQFGIERYTPEVLKQVAELCQDEDLIGITLMTNHFDPAQQITRQLKASQVKAPIIWGGVHPTSRPEECLEYCDMVCVGDGEESLLELADRMEKGEDYTSVPNIHIKNGDTVVKNGIRALTKDLDTFPMPDYGVKDHFIIHEGQVIPMTLDLMKHFLQCGTVSGYIGAIGYQMMTGRGCPHKCSYCFNDKIKGLYEGQVYLRWRSTESIMQELEWVKENMPFVGFVWISDDAFFARNRKNLREFCDEYKKRIGLPFSCLASPLTISEEKMEMLVDAGLVYVQMGIQSGSAKMQDLYNRKKMSNRLVLKATHIINKYKDKMVPPSYDFILDAPNETTDDVVESLRLIADLPKPFKLQPFAMVLYPGTKLYDMSKEQGLIQDENKEIYNKSYTMREYNYLNLLITLSKGGKFPGGLLKFLVSPMVLAIFNNRAMEPFIRAFYMMLKSANHSVKMVMGRA
- a CDS encoding FAD-dependent oxidoreductase → MASNSFSTPLDVIVGGGVSGLTAAARLARSGVPSVIIERSPHLGGFCRSLVLDDVVFDQGPHMFFPGMGGPGENLIQELLADEEVFRLPGRYAIHADGRLWTFPPQFKDILGYPLSYQLDILKAFFRKKKPLHLQKTVWESVAAKSGQKLYDKVVGPMMRSKTLHEGTEVHADWARKVDRTVRNIKEPPHKRPRPPSFLRRLKQPQADCFYPKGGFQRIPDLLWADYQKNGGEALLETTIGSINREGKRVQSVTLVDGREIPVKNLIWTANVNSLSALLGSQVEKLTYIKTILVFLTYDQPENKTRPFNYVYYPDDHLLFNRLYLPRNLYGPSEPAGKEGVCAEITYTTGLDEQSDQEIIDRIIQDIDGLGLFPKSSLRKTGIMRLGDCMPIYPIDYEEQLAGFYREIHELENLYAVGRMGGYYFCMTPAAINQGLKMAQHLTDSSP
- a CDS encoding SPASM domain-containing protein; its protein translation is MGLMDFALATKGADKASRLTIIGRHVSAVVRHMTFKKAMNLFRVELARFRGAEVVGGRPYILKIESTNVCNLKCAYCYDNRRQPEEGERAYGRMSFADFQKIFDEVGEYLFKINLYGFGEPFLFPETYEMIRYATDHNVGMGVSSNLNLKDEDAPRKIVESGLEVLIFSCHGVSQEAYSQFMVKGDRDLAFSTLAKVMEEKKRLGSNTPVIDWQYCVTSFNQKEIPLAKEKARELGVDVRFIQPFLPEGARAEWYPKGQSPKPPPPRMGCSWPYRSAYINYDGGLLPCCKDTRFLKNDFGNVISEGFAAVWNNDDYQSSRRLIKSPGDTSIECDTMCLECPVVKPFRDKPNA